The region GACGGGTGAGCCATACGCACAGCAGCAGGCCCGCGAGACCGATGGGCAGCAGCAGCACGCCGAGGCTGGATTTGACGTTCGATACCACGACGCCGTCGTTCGCCGACACCTCGACGTGTTGCTTTTCGCCGTTGACCGAGATCTGGCCGTCATCGATCGACACCATGCTGCCGCCGCTGTTGATGATCATGCGGCCCTTGCCGTGTTCGCCCTGGGTGATCTTCACGCGATCGCCGTCGTTGTCCTTGATGTCCCACACGACCGACTTCGCATCCTTGCCGGTGCGCGCGAGCGACACACGCGCGCCTTCGTCGCTCTTGAGGTCGAGCGCGATCACGTCGTCGCGTGCGATGCTGTAGCTGCCGTCGTTGGCCTTCACGAGCACGTTCTTGGTGTCGAGCCCGACCGTCTCGAGCGTCAGGTTGCCGTCTTCCTTGCGCATCTCGACCGCGCCGTGCGTGGTGACCATCGACAGCTTCGAATCCTCGGCGAGATCGATCACGTAACGGTCGCCGACGATGCGCAGCTCGTGGATCCCGTCGAGCGCCTTGGTGAGGTTGGCGTTGGTGCCGTCCGCATTGAGGACGGTGCCGGGCGCGGCGGCCGCGCTCGCCGCGCTGCCGCCCCGATCGCCGATGACGATGTTGATCGGATGCCCGTCGAGCGACGGCGTGCCGAACAGGTGATGGCCGCCGAACACGACGAGCGCGACCAGCCCCGCGACGGTCAGCGCGCCCGAGATCACGTAGCCCGCCGTGAGCACGAGCAGGTAGATCATGAACGGCACGAGCAGCAGCATGTTCAGCAGCCCGAGCCCGGCCACCGAGCTGACCACCCGCAGCAGGTTGCCGAACGAGCGGCGGTCCTGCCATTGCTTGTAGTTGGCCTGCGCCTTCAGCTCGCGGGCGAGCTTCACGGGATCGCCGAGCGCCGCGATCACGTCTTCTTCGCTGCGGCCCGCGGCGAGCCCGTCGCTGATGTACTCGTGGTAGTCGGCGACGATTTCGTCGACCGCCTGTTTCGGCAAGTTGCTGAGTTCGTCCCGCAACGCCTGGATGAATGCTTCCTGCTTCATTGTGTTTCCCCTCTGTCCGCTGCCAAGCTGGGTAGTCCCAGCACTCCGTTCACTTCGTCGACGAAACTGCGCCATTCGCCTTCCATCTCCCGCAGACTGCGCCGGCCTGCATCGGTCATCGAGTAGTACTTGCGCGGCGGGCCCGAGGTGGATTCGACCAGGTAGGTCGACACCCACGCCTCGGTCTGCAAGCGCCGCATCAGCGGGTAGATCGTGCCCTCGCTGATTTCCATCGTCGCGGAGAGCGTCGACACCAGCTCGTAGGCGTAGCTGTCGCCGCGCGCCAGCACCGCGAGCACGCACATGTCGAGTGTTCCTTTCTTCAGTTGGGTTTTCATGCCATGTCACTTACGTAGTGTGTGTTGCAAGGTACCGTGTTATGTACTGCACGCGGCCGCGTCACGGAGCCCGTTGACATGTGCGGACTATAGCAGCGGCTATTGTTTTATGCAAGGTACTGTTCTATGCACGGCAATCAATAAATCGGGTCAGGTTGAGTGCTGACGGGGACGGGCCGCGTGGCGGGGCGGCGGACGCCGCTTCCGCCGGCCGGCGCGCCGGTCCGCCCAGAACGCAGTTTGAATTGACTGAGAGCGCACACCGGCGCGCGCGCCCGGCGATTCGCCGCATAGTCACACCAGTTCACTCAGCGAGGTCCGGCATGGCAGTGCACCACGGCGACGGCAAGGCGTACGACTACATCGTGATCGGCGGCGGCTCCGCCGGCTGCGTCGTGACCCACCGGCTGGTCGAGGCGGGCCACCGGGTGCTGCTGCTCGAAGCCGGGCCGCCCGACAATTCGCTCTTCATCCACACGCCCGCGACCTTCGTGCGCGTGATCGGCACGCGGCGCACCTGGATCTACGAGACCGAGCCGCAGGCGCACGCGGCGGGCCGCCGGATGTCGGTGCCGCAGGGCCGCACGCTGGGCGGCGGCAGCTCGGTCAACGCGATGGTCTACATCCGCGGCACCCCGGCCGACTACGACGGCTGGCGCGACGCCGGCTGCGCCGGCTGGGGCTGGGCCGACGTGCTGCCGTTCTTCCGCCGCGCCGAGCGCAACCAGCGGCTCGCCGGCCCGCTGCACGGCGTCGACGGGCCGCTCGCGGTCAGCGACACGCCGTACCGCCATCCGCTCAGCCAGGCCTTCGTGCGCGGCGCGCAGGAGCTGGGCTTCGCGTACAACGACGATTTCAACGGCGCCGGGCAGGCGGGCGTCGGCTTCTACCAGACCACCACCTTCGACGGCCGGCGCGGCAGCACCGCCGCGACCTATCTGGCCGCGGTGCGCGGCGATCCGAAGCTGACCGTCGAAACGGACGCGTGCGTGACGCGCATCGTGTTCGAGCACGGCGCGGCGGTGGGCGTGCAGTATCGGCGCGGCGGCGTCGAGCGCACGGTGCGCGCGCAGCGCGAGATCGTGCTGAGCGCGGGCGCGCTCGCGAGCCCGAAGCTGCTGATGCTGTCCGGCGTCGGGCCGGCCGGGCAGCTGCTCGAGCACGGCGTCCCGGTCGTGCACGACGCGCCCGACGTGGGCCGGCACTTCCAGGACCACCTCGAAGTGTCGCTGTACGGCCGCGCGCGCCGGCCGATCAGCCTGCTCGGCCAGGACCGCGGCTGGAACGCGCTGCGCCACGGCGCGCAGTACGGGCTGTTCCACACCGGGCTGCTGACCTCGAACGTGGTCGAGAGCGGCGGCTTCTTCGACACCCGCGGCAGCGGCCGGCCCGACGTGCAGTTCCACGTGCTGCCCGTGCTGGTCGGCGACGTCGGCCGCGCCCCGCTCGACGGCCACGGCATCTCGCTGAACCCATGCTTCCTGCGACCGAAATCGCGCGGCGTCGTGCGGTTGCGCAGCGCCGACCCGCAGGCGCCGATCCGCTTCGACGGCCAGTTCCTGAGCCATCCCGACGATTTCGCGACGCTGCGGCGCGGCCTCGATCTCGCGCGCGAGATCCTGCGTGCGCCGTCGATGACGAAGCTGATCTCGGCCGAGCTGCTGCCCGCCGGCACCCGGACCGATCTCGACGCCTACGTGCGCGAGCACGCGAAGACGGTGTATCACCCGGCCGGCACCTGTCGGATGGGCGGCGACGCCGACGCGGTCGTCGATCCCGAGCTGCGTGTGCGCGGCGTGCGCGGGCTGCGCATCTGCGACGCGTCGGTGATGCCGTCGCTCGTGTCCGGCAACACCAATGCGCCGACGATCATGATCGCCGAGCGCTGCGCGGCGTTCCTGCTCGCGTCCGCGCCGCACGCGGCCGACCCGACCGCGCGGGCCGGCGCTGTCGCCGGCCCGCGCTTCACTCATGAGGAGACCTGAACCATGCAATCCTTCGCAAACCGCGTCGCGCTGATCACGGGCGGCGGCACCGGGATCGGCGCCGCCGTCGCCCGCAAGTTCACCGAGGCGGGCGGCAAGGTCGTGCTGCTCGGCCGCCGCCGCGAACCGCTCGACGCCGTGGCGCGGCCGCTCGGCGGCCTCGCGGTCGCGGGCGACGCCGCCGCGCGCGACGATGTCCGGCGCGCGCTCGCCGCCGCGCGCGACGCGTTCGGCGGCGTCGACGTGCTGATCGCGAACGCGGGCGGCCACGGCGTCGGCAGCGCGCTCGACACTGACGACGACGCCTGGGCGCAGGCGACCCGCCTCAATCTCGACACCGCCTTCGTCTGCGCGCGCGAGCTGCTGCCGGAGTTGATCGAGCGGCGCGGCAACATCGTGATCGTGTCGTCGCTGGCCGGCCATTTCGCCGGCCCGGAGGTGGTCGGCTACGTGACCATGAAGCACGCGCTGCTCGGCCTCACGCGCTCGCTTGCGCGCGACTACGGGCGCGCCGGCGTGCGCGTGAACGCGATCTGCCCGGGCTGGGTGCGCACCGCGATGGCCGACGAGCAGATGGACGCGCTGAGCGCGAGCCAGGGCCTCGCGACGCGCGAGGACGCGTATCGCCTCGTCACGCGCGACGTGCCGCTCGGCCGGCCGGCCGAGCCCGACGAGGTGGCCTACGCGACGCTGTTCCTCGCCTCGCCGCAGGCCGCGATGATCACCGGCACGTCGCTGATGGTCGATGGCGGCGCTTCCGCCGTCGATCTGCCTACGGTCGCCTTCGCGCGCTGAGCCGGGCGCGTCTCCCTTTCCCTGATACCGAGGATCATTCCCATGGACCACAACCGCCCACAGGACTGGAAAAACTACGAGGATTTCGCGGCCGGCATCGACGCCAACCGGCTGCCGCCGACCCAGGCGCTCGTCGGCCGCGCGTTCACGTTCGCGCTGCCCGACGGCGATTTCCACGCGCGCTTCATCGACGGCCATGCACTCGCCTGGCGTCGCGGCGACGCGAGCGACACCGACTGGTACGAGGCGATCGAGGTTGCCGCGTCGACCTATTTCGTCGACATCACGTTCCGCGGCCGCCCGCACGACGCGCTGACGCTGGTGTTCAGCACCGCGAGCGCGCGCGTGCTGGCCGTGCTGTCGACGATCCGCAGCCGCGAGGTCGCGGGCGCCGCGCCGCGCGTGGCGCAGACCTTCCTGGCCGGCACGCTGGCGGGCCAGCCCGCGCAGGGCGCGGCGCCCGCCGAGACGCGCGACCTGATCGGCGTGCGCACGCTCAACGTGTACAGCCCGAACCACACCTACGAGCATACCTATCTGAGCAGCACGCGCTACTGCTGGCAGTGCCTCGTCGGCGAGCAGCGCGGGCACGGAGACGTCGATCTCGCGACCACCTGGAAGTTCGCGGACGACCTCTACCTGTTCACGTTCCGCGAATTCCTGATTCCGGTCGCGTCGGTGTTCGTCTTCAACTTCCAGGCCGGCCGTTCGACCGGCAAGTTCCTCGGCGAGACGGGCGACGGCGCGATCGCGAACAATCCGGCCGGCTCGTTCATCCACAAGCTGTCCCACACCGTCTACCCGACCGATGCCCAACCCGTCTGAGGAGCATGTGATGCGCACGCCTTACCAGATCATCGCCGAACACTACGCGGCGTCCGACCGCCGCGACCTTGCGGCGATGATGGCTGACCTCGCGCCGGACATCGAATGGATCGAGATGGCGGGTTTTCCGTGCGCGGGCACCTACCGCAGCGCGGACGAGATCGTCCGCAACGTGTTCGCGCGGCTCGGCGCCGAGTGGGACGGCTACGCCTTCACGCTCGAATCGCTGCACGACGCGGGCGACACCGTGCTCGGCGTCGGCTGGTACGCGGGCGCGCACAAGCTGACCGGCAAGGCGTTCCGCTGCCGGGTCGCGCACGTGTGGCGCGTCGAGGCGGGCCGCATCGTGCGCTTCGAGCAGTTCACCGACACGCTGCTCGTCGCGCGCGCGACGGAGCCGTGAGCGCCGCGCGCCGTTCATTTTCCGCACTTCCGCAAGCAAGGACCTCTTCATGCAACTGGCCGAACTCTCGACCCAGCACCAGCGTCAATCGGACTTTCTCGCGCGCCGCTCCTTCGGCAACTGGATCGACGGACGCGAGGTCGCGCCGCACTCGGCGCGCCATCTGAGCGTCATCGATCCGGCCACCGAGATGACGATCGCGGACGTCGCCGACAGCGACGCGCACGACATCGACGCGGCGGTGCGCGCCGCACGCCGCGCCTTCGAGGCCGACAGCTGGGCGAAGCTGCGCCCGGCCGACCGCGAGCGGCTGCTGCACGCGCTCGCCGAGCAGATCGAGCGGCACGCGGACGAGCTGGCCGCGCTGGAAACGCTCGAAACCGGCAAGCTCCTCGACGTCGCGCGCGCGATCGACGTATTCGGCGGCGCCGAGTTCGTGCGCTACATGGCGGGCTGGACCACCAAGATCGAAGGCTCGACGCTCGACACCTCGATCCCCGTCCCGCCGGGCACGGAATACTTCGCCTACACGAAGCGCGAGGCGGTCGGCGTGGTCGGCGCGATCGTGCCGTGGAATTTCCCGCTCGCGATCGCGCTGTGGAAGGTCGCGTCGGCGCTCGCGTGCGGCTGCACCGTGGTGCTCAAGCCGTCGGAGGAAACCCCGCTGACCGCGCTGCGGCTCGGCCAGCTCGCGCAGCAGGCGGGCCTGCCGCCCGGCGTGCTCAACATCGTCACGGGCAGCGGCGGGGAGGCGGGCGCGGCGCTCGTCGCGCACCCGGGCGTCGACAAGATCACTTTCACGGGCTCGGTCGAGGTCGGCAAGCGCATCGGGCATGTCGCGGTCGACCGGATGGCGCGCTTCACGCTCGAACTGGGCGGCAAGTCGCCGCTGATCATCTTCGACGATGCCGATCCCGAAGCAGCCGCGCAGGGCGCCGCGCAAGGCATCTTCTTCAACCAGGGGCAGGTGTGCACCGCGGGCTCGCGGGTCTACGTGCAAAAGCGCAGCTTCGAGCGGGTGGTCGCGGAACTCGCGGCGGCGGCCGAGCGGCTGCGCATCGGCTCGGGCTTCGATCCGCTCGCGCAGCTCGGCCCGCTCGTCTCGAAGGGCCATTTCGAGCGCGTGCTCGCCCATATCGCGCAGGCCCGGGAAGAGGGCGCGACACTCGTCACGGGCGGCGAACGCGCGCTCGCGGGCGGCTATTTCGTGAAGCCGACCGTGTTCGTCGACACCGACGCGTCGATGCGCATCGTGCGCGAGGAGGTGTTCGGCCCGGTGGTGACCGTGATGCCGTTCGAGGACGCCGACGATGCGGTGCGGCTCGCGAACGGCTCGGACTTCGGGCTCGCGGCGAGCGTGTGGTCGCGCGACCTGTCGCGCGTGCACCGCATCGTGCCGCGCCTGAAGGCGGGCATCGTGTGGGTCAACACCCACAACATGCTCGACAGCAACCTGCCGTTCGGCGGGGTCCGGCAGTCCGGCTACGGACGCGAGCTGGGCCGTGCCGCGCTCGATCAGTTCACCGAACTGAAGTCGGTCTGCATCGCGCACTGACGCACGCGGCGGGCACGCATCCCGCCGCCGACAACAACGTCCATCAGGAGACACCATGAAGCCGTTTTCCCCCCTCACGACACGCCGGCTCGCGCTCGCGCTGGCCGGCGCGGCCGGGCTGCTCGCGCTGCCGGCCGCGCACGCGCAGAGTTGCGGCCAGTCGACCGGCAAGCCGGCCGGCGGCGCGCCGATCCCGATCGGCGCGATCGTCGGCAAGACCGGTCCGGACGATTTCAGTTCGTCCGCGCAGGCGGCCGCCGCGTATTTCAAGTGCGTGAACGCGAACGGCGGGATTCACGGCCGGCCGATCCAGTACCTGGTCGAGGACGACCAGTGGAACCCGGAAACCGCCTCGCAGGTCGCGTCGAAGCTCGTGCGCGACCGCAAGGTGCTCGCGCTCGCGGGCAACGCGAGCTTCGTCGAATGCGGCGCGAACGCGAAGTTCTACGAGCAGGAGAACGTGATCGCGATCGCCGGCGTGGGCGTGCCGCGCGAATGCTATTTCGCGCGCAACTACGTGCCGCTCAACATGGGGCCGCGCCTGTCGATGACCCAGGTGGCGCTGTACGCGAAGCAGCAGTACAAGGCGACCCGCATGGTCTGCATCGCGCCGAACATCCCGAGCCTCGGCCGCTGGTCCTGCGAGGGCCCGACGCTGTGGGGCAAGCAGAACGGCGTGACGGTCGACACGATCGTGATGGATCCGGATTCCGCCGATCCGACCTCGGTCGTGCTGCAGGCGGCCTCGAAGAACCCGCAGGCGATCCTGCTCGGCTTGCCGAAGGGGCTCATGGTGCCGATCCTCGCGGCGGCCGAGCAGCAGAACCTCGGCAAGCGGATCTATTTCGTGTCGGCGGCGTCCGGCTACGACCTCGGCGTGCCGAAGGCGATCGGGCCGTACTGGCAGGGCAATTTCGACGTCAACCTCGAATTCCAGCCGCTCGACGCGACCACGCCCGACAACCGCAACTGGCTCGCGGTGATGAACCGCTACGGCGACCCGAAGAACCCGCGCGACACCTTCTCGCAGGCCGGCTACCTCGCCGCGCGGCTCGTCGCCGACACGCTGCTCAAGCTGCCCGCCGACCAGCTCGACCGCGCCCACGTGAGCGCCGCGCTGCGCGACGTGAAGGACTTCCGCAGCGACATCCTGTGCGAGCCGTTCTATGTCGGCGCGGGCGCGCGCCACAACGCGAACCACGCGGGACGGGTCGCGCAGTCGACCGGCTCGGGCTGGAAGACGGTGTCGACCTGCCAGTCCGTCGACGATCCGCAACTGGCCGACCTCCGCGCGACCGAACCGAAGGCGCATTGATGCCATGAGCTTCCTCGACTTCGTTCCCTACCTCGTGTCCGGGCTCGGCGTGGGCGCGGTCTACGCGCTGTCGGGCGTGGGCCTCGTCGTGCTGTACCGCGCGTCCGGCGTGCTGAACTTCGCGTTCGGCGCGATGGGCGCGACGGGCGCTTATGTCGCGGCGGCCTGTCTCGACGCCGGCTATCCGCAGGTGCTCGCGTGGTGCGCGGCGGTCGCCGCGGCGACCGCGACCTCGCTCGTCTACGGCCTCGTGCTCGCGCCGCGCCTCGCGGCGCGCGACCGGGTGGTGCGCAGCGTCGCGACGCTCGGCTTCGCGCTGATGCTGCTCGGCTTTTGCGAGTGGTACTGGGGCGACACGCCGCGCCGCCTGGTGCTGCCGACCGACGCGCAGGCGCTC is a window of Burkholderia sp. FERM BP-3421 DNA encoding:
- a CDS encoding DUF1700 domain-containing protein is translated as MKQEAFIQALRDELSNLPKQAVDEIVADYHEYISDGLAAGRSEEDVIAALGDPVKLARELKAQANYKQWQDRRSFGNLLRVVSSVAGLGLLNMLLLVPFMIYLLVLTAGYVISGALTVAGLVALVVFGGHHLFGTPSLDGHPINIVIGDRGGSAASAAAAPGTVLNADGTNANLTKALDGIHELRIVGDRYVIDLAEDSKLSMVTTHGAVEMRKEDGNLTLETVGLDTKNVLVKANDGSYSIARDDVIALDLKSDEGARVSLARTGKDAKSVVWDIKDNDGDRVKITQGEHGKGRMIINSGGSMVSIDDGQISVNGEKQHVEVSANDGVVVSNVKSSLGVLLLPIGLAGLLLCVWLTRLTWRGLARYVKQQIDRVSSSLDRDSST
- a CDS encoding ABC transporter substrate-binding protein, which codes for MKPFSPLTTRRLALALAGAAGLLALPAAHAQSCGQSTGKPAGGAPIPIGAIVGKTGPDDFSSSAQAAAAYFKCVNANGGIHGRPIQYLVEDDQWNPETASQVASKLVRDRKVLALAGNASFVECGANAKFYEQENVIAIAGVGVPRECYFARNYVPLNMGPRLSMTQVALYAKQQYKATRMVCIAPNIPSLGRWSCEGPTLWGKQNGVTVDTIVMDPDSADPTSVVLQAASKNPQAILLGLPKGLMVPILAAAEQQNLGKRIYFVSAASGYDLGVPKAIGPYWQGNFDVNLEFQPLDATTPDNRNWLAVMNRYGDPKNPRDTFSQAGYLAARLVADTLLKLPADQLDRAHVSAALRDVKDFRSDILCEPFYVGAGARHNANHAGRVAQSTGSGWKTVSTCQSVDDPQLADLRATEPKAH
- a CDS encoding nuclear transport factor 2 family protein, whose protein sequence is MRTPYQIIAEHYAASDRRDLAAMMADLAPDIEWIEMAGFPCAGTYRSADEIVRNVFARLGAEWDGYAFTLESLHDAGDTVLGVGWYAGAHKLTGKAFRCRVAHVWRVEAGRIVRFEQFTDTLLVARATEP
- a CDS encoding PadR family transcriptional regulator, which codes for MKTQLKKGTLDMCVLAVLARGDSYAYELVSTLSATMEISEGTIYPLMRRLQTEAWVSTYLVESTSGPPRKYYSMTDAGRRSLREMEGEWRSFVDEVNGVLGLPSLAADRGETQ
- a CDS encoding molybdenum cofactor biosynthesis F family protein, producing MDHNRPQDWKNYEDFAAGIDANRLPPTQALVGRAFTFALPDGDFHARFIDGHALAWRRGDASDTDWYEAIEVAASTYFVDITFRGRPHDALTLVFSTASARVLAVLSTIRSREVAGAAPRVAQTFLAGTLAGQPAQGAAPAETRDLIGVRTLNVYSPNHTYEHTYLSSTRYCWQCLVGEQRGHGDVDLATTWKFADDLYLFTFREFLIPVASVFVFNFQAGRSTGKFLGETGDGAIANNPAGSFIHKLSHTVYPTDAQPV
- a CDS encoding aldehyde dehydrogenase family protein; this encodes MQLAELSTQHQRQSDFLARRSFGNWIDGREVAPHSARHLSVIDPATEMTIADVADSDAHDIDAAVRAARRAFEADSWAKLRPADRERLLHALAEQIERHADELAALETLETGKLLDVARAIDVFGGAEFVRYMAGWTTKIEGSTLDTSIPVPPGTEYFAYTKREAVGVVGAIVPWNFPLAIALWKVASALACGCTVVLKPSEETPLTALRLGQLAQQAGLPPGVLNIVTGSGGEAGAALVAHPGVDKITFTGSVEVGKRIGHVAVDRMARFTLELGGKSPLIIFDDADPEAAAQGAAQGIFFNQGQVCTAGSRVYVQKRSFERVVAELAAAAERLRIGSGFDPLAQLGPLVSKGHFERVLAHIAQAREEGATLVTGGERALAGGYFVKPTVFVDTDASMRIVREEVFGPVVTVMPFEDADDAVRLANGSDFGLAASVWSRDLSRVHRIVPRLKAGIVWVNTHNMLDSNLPFGGVRQSGYGRELGRAALDQFTELKSVCIAH
- a CDS encoding SDR family NAD(P)-dependent oxidoreductase codes for the protein MQSFANRVALITGGGTGIGAAVARKFTEAGGKVVLLGRRREPLDAVARPLGGLAVAGDAAARDDVRRALAAARDAFGGVDVLIANAGGHGVGSALDTDDDAWAQATRLNLDTAFVCARELLPELIERRGNIVIVSSLAGHFAGPEVVGYVTMKHALLGLTRSLARDYGRAGVRVNAICPGWVRTAMADEQMDALSASQGLATREDAYRLVTRDVPLGRPAEPDEVAYATLFLASPQAAMITGTSLMVDGGASAVDLPTVAFAR
- a CDS encoding GMC family oxidoreductase, with the protein product MAVHHGDGKAYDYIVIGGGSAGCVVTHRLVEAGHRVLLLEAGPPDNSLFIHTPATFVRVIGTRRTWIYETEPQAHAAGRRMSVPQGRTLGGGSSVNAMVYIRGTPADYDGWRDAGCAGWGWADVLPFFRRAERNQRLAGPLHGVDGPLAVSDTPYRHPLSQAFVRGAQELGFAYNDDFNGAGQAGVGFYQTTTFDGRRGSTAATYLAAVRGDPKLTVETDACVTRIVFEHGAAVGVQYRRGGVERTVRAQREIVLSAGALASPKLLMLSGVGPAGQLLEHGVPVVHDAPDVGRHFQDHLEVSLYGRARRPISLLGQDRGWNALRHGAQYGLFHTGLLTSNVVESGGFFDTRGSGRPDVQFHVLPVLVGDVGRAPLDGHGISLNPCFLRPKSRGVVRLRSADPQAPIRFDGQFLSHPDDFATLRRGLDLAREILRAPSMTKLISAELLPAGTRTDLDAYVREHAKTVYHPAGTCRMGGDADAVVDPELRVRGVRGLRICDASVMPSLVSGNTNAPTIMIAERCAAFLLASAPHAADPTARAGAVAGPRFTHEET